The sequence below is a genomic window from Kitasatospora kifunensis.
CGCGATGTCCTATCTCCCAGCGCACGACCACGACGACTTCCAGCTCCTCGACCCCGCCGACGCGCCCGCCCCCGGGTACGGCAGCGGCTCGCTCAGCGACCTGCTGCCCTCGGTGGCGGCGAACATGGGCGTGTCCGGCTTCACCAGCACGCTGCCGATCGCCCCGGCCGACCGGGTCTGCGTCTTCCTGGTGGACGGCCTGGGGTGGGAGCTGATCCGCCGTCACCCCGAGTACGCGCCCTTCCTGCACTCGCTGCTGGGCGGTTCGCTGGGGGGCTCGGGCCGCCCGCTCACCGCGGGCTTCCCGTCCACCACCGCGACCTCGTTGGCCTCGGTCGGCACCGGCCTGCCGCCGGGCCTGCACGGCCTGGCCGGCTACACGGTGGCGATTCCGGGACGCAACGAGCTGATGAACCAGCTGCGTTGGCAGCCGCCGGTGGACCCGCACGGCTGGCAGCCGTACCCGACGGTCTTCGAGCGGGTGCAGCAGGCGGGCGTGGCGGCCAGCCAGGTCTCCTCGCCGCTCTTCGCGCAGACCCCGCTGACCCGGGTCGCGCTCTCCGGTGGCGAGTTCCTCGGCCGCACCACCGGCGAGGAACGGATGGACCTGGCGGCCCGTCAACTCGCCGCAGCCGACCGCGCGTTGGTCTATACCTATGTCAGCGAGTTGGACGGCATGGGCCACCGCTACGGGGTCGACTCCGATGAGTGGCGGATGATGCTCAACACCGTCGACCGGCTCGCCAAGCGACTGGCCGAGCAGTTGCCGCCGCGTTCGGCGCTGTACGTCACGGCCGACCACGGCATGATCGACATCGCACCCGAGGACCGGATCGACTTCGACGAGGACTGGGAGCTGAGCGCGGGCGTGGCCCTGCTCGGCGGCGAAGGCCGGGCCAGGCACGTCTACGCGGTGCCCGGGGCTGCCGCCGACGTGCACACGGTCTGGTCCGAGGTGCTCGGTGACCGGATGTGGGTGGCCACCCGCGACCAGGCGATCGAGGCCGGCTGGTTCGGCCCGGCCGTGGACGACCGGGTGTACCACCGGATCGGCGACGTGGTCGCCGCCGCCAGGGACGACGTCGCGGTGATCGCTTCCCGCAGCGAGCCGGGGGAGTCCGCGATGATCGGACTGCACGGGTCGATGACACCGGTCGAGCAGCTCGTCCCGCTGCTCGAAGTCCGTCCCTGACCGTCGTTCGGCTCCCTGACCACCGATTCGCCGATCCGCCGATCGACCATATCGACCGTACTGACGAAAGGCCCGCGCACCACCCATGGCTGACCTGGTGTTCTTCTCCGGCACGATGGACTGCGGCAAGTCCACCCTGGCGCTGCAGATGAACCACAACCACGCCGCCCGCGGCCGGCAGGGCATCATCTTCGCCCGGCACGACCGGGCGGGCGCCTCCACCATCTCCAGCCGCCTGGGCCTGCGTGCCGAGGCGGTCGAGGTGACCGACGGCTTCGACTTCCAGCACTACGTGGTGCAGTTGCTCTCGGCCGGCGGCAAGGTCGACTATCTGATCTGCGACGAGGCCAACTTCTACGCCGCCGAGCAGGTCGACCAGCTGGCCCGGGTGGTGGACGAGTTGGGCATCGACGTCTTCACCTTCGGCATCACCACCGACTTCCGCACCCGACTCTTCCCCGGCTCCCAGCGGCTGATCGAGCTCGCCGACCGGGTGGAGATCCTGCAGGTCGAGGCGCTGTGCTGGTGCGGAGCGCGGGCCACCCACAACGCGCGCACGGTCGGTGGGGTGATGGTGGTCGAGGGTCCGCAGGTGGTGGTCGGCGACGTCGCGGTGAGCGAGGACGAGGTCGGCTACGAGGTGCTCTGCCGTCGCCACCACCGTCGTCGGCTCACCGCCGCAACGGCCAGGGCGGCCGCACTCTCACCCGACGTGCTGCCCTTCGAACGCGGCTGAGACCGGACCCTTTCATCAGCGGGCCGGCGGTCAGGGCAGCCTGACCACCGAGAAGCGTCCGCCCTCCGGGTCGGCCAGCCTGGCCACCCGCCCGTACGGGGTGTCCTGCGCGGCCACCAGCAGTGCGCCGCCCAACCCCAGGCACTGGCGGACCGTCAGGTCGACGTCCTCGACCGCGAAGTAGATCCGCCAGCGTGGCGGGCCGTCGCGCAGGTCGGTGGTCTGCTTGATCCCCGCCACCCGGTGGCCCTCCACCTGCAAGGTGGCGTCCTCCTCGCCGCGGGCCACCGCCGAGGGGTCGGCCTCGACCACGGCGCGGCCGAAGACCGAGCCGTAGAAGGCGGCGGCCAGCGGCTCGTCCTTGGTGACCAGCTCGCTCCAGACCGGTGCGCCCGGCTCGGCGACCACCTCCCAGCCCAGGTGCTCCTGCCCCTCCCAGAGGCCGAAGAAGGCGCCCGACAGATCGGCCGACACGGCCAGGCGCCCGGCCTGCCCGGACTGCAGCGGGCCGACCGCCACCGTGCCGCCGCACTCGCGGACCCGGGCCGAGGCCTGGTCGGCGTTGTCCACCGCGAAGTAGGTGGTCCACTCGGTGGGCAGGGCCGAGTGCGCGGGTGCCACCCCGATCCCGGCCACCTTGGCCCCGTGCAGGCTGGCCCGCACGTAGCCACCGAGCTCGGTGGGACCAGGGGCGAAGCTCCATCCCAGCAACGGACCGTAGAACGCCTTGGCACGCTCCAGATCGCGGACCAGCAGGCTCACCCAGCAGGGCGTGCCGTGGGCGATCTTGACCTTCAGCGCCGTCATTCCAGACCTCCTCGCGGGGGCGCCCGGCCCGGCGGCTCGGGCCCCAGCCAGATGGTCCCATCTGGCTGGGCGACAGACCGGGCGACGGCGCGGAAATCATGGCAAAGAGCGCACAAAGGAGCACGGAACGCCACCGGGCGACCGCCGAAGGTGTGAACGAGGCGTCAGAATGGCGCCCATGGACAAGAATTCCGCAGTGAACTCCCCCCTGATCACGGTCGAGGAGCTGGCGAAGGAGCTGGCCGGTGACCGGCCGCCGGTGCTGCTGGACATCCGCTGGCAGCTGACCGCGCCCTCGGCCGGCTCCGGGACGGCCGGTTCCGGCGGGCAGGGCGGTGCGGTCGGTGCCGCCGAGTACGCGGCCGGCCACCTGCCCGGCGCCGTCTTCGTCGACCTGGACCGGGTGCTGGCCGCACCGCCCGGGGCCGGTGGCCGCCATCCGCTGCCCGATCCGGTCTCGCTCGGCGCCGCGCTGCGCCTGGCCGGGGTGTCGGCGGACCGCCCGGTGGTGGTCTACGACGGGGGTCCCGCCACCTCGGCTGCCCGCGCCTGGTGGGTGCTGCGCTGGGCGGGGCACCCGGCGGTCCGGGTGCTGGACGGCGGCTTCGCGGCCTGGCGCGCGGCCGGACAGCCGGAGAGCACCGAGGCGCCCGCGCCCGCCGCCGGCGACTTCACGCCGACCCCCGGTCAGCTGCCCACCCTGGACGCGGACCAGGCGGCCGAACTGGCCCGGACCGGTCTACTGCTGGACGCCCGGGCAGGCGAGCGCTATCGGGGCGAGGTCGAGCCACTCGACCCGCAGGCCGGGCACATCCCAGGGGCGGTCAGCGCGCCGACCTTCGAGAACAACGCCGCCGACGGGCGGTTCAGGTCCGCTGCCGAGCTGGTGGAGCGCTTCCGCGCGCTCGGTGTCGAAGGGCAGCAGGTCGGGGTGTACTGCGGTTCGGGGGTGACGGCAGCCCACCAGGCGCTGGCGCTGGCAGTGGCGGGGCACCAGGTGGCGCTCTACCCGGGCTCGTGGAGCGAGTGGTCGAACGACCCGCGGCGTCCGGTGGCGACCGGGGCCGATCGGGGCTGAGGCTCAGTCGGACAGGTGTGGCCACCCCGCTCGGGGTGGCCACACCTGTCTGGCGAGCGGGTCCTACTCCTGCTTCTTGCGCCGGCTGCCGAAGACGATCTCGTCCCAGCTGGGCACGGTGGCCCGGCGGCCCGGGCGCACGCCGTCCGCCTCGGCCTGCCGGTCCGTGGTGCCGACCAGCCGCTCCCGGTGCGGGGCGACCGCGCGCGGCATCAGGATGTCCGCGTACGCCGAACCGGCGCCGACGGCCGGGGCGGCGGCAGTGGCCGCGGCCGGTTCCTCGACCTCCTGGCCCTCCTCCACGGGGGCGGCCTCGATCGCGGACGGACCCACCGTCAGGTCGCCTCGGAAGGCGGGGACCACGTCGAGCAGGCTGGTCAGCGAATCCCTGGCCTCGGCGGCCGCGACGGCCTCCCGGGCGGGCAGCCGCTCGGGCGCCGACATGATCCGGTCGGCGGAGGGCCGCTCGATCATCGGCCGCAGCGGGCGGTCCTGGGGCAGTCGGGCGATCCGCGGGATGAACGGGAAGACCGACTCCTCCTCGCGCTCGACGCTCTCGCCGATCAGCGCACGGGCCTCGTCGTCGTTGGGCTGGACCAGCCGCCGGGGCGGGTCGTAGGTCCAGCTCGCGGTGCGGCCCTCGCCGTCCGAGCGGTAGGAGAGGGACACCTCCCAGGTGCCGTCGTCACGCCGCCAGGAGTCCCAGCGCTCGGTGTCCTTCTCGGCGGCGCGCAGCACCAGGCGCTCGGCGACGGCCTCGCCCAGCTGCGGACCGGTGGACTCGCCGGGCCGACGGATCGGGGTCTTGCGGGCACGCTCGGCCATGAAGGCACGCTCGGCCAGCACCGGGCCCTCGAAACGGCGCACCCGGTCCACCGAGATGCCGGCCGCCTGGGCGACCTCCTCGGCGGAGGCGCCAGCTCGTATCCGCGCCTGGATGTCGCGCGGGCGCAGGTGACTCTCGACTTCGATCTCGATCTGGCCGAGGCGCGGGCGGTCACCACGGATGGCGGCGCGCAGCCGCTCATCGATGGGAAGGGTGTACTCCGTGCTATCGGCAGCCTTGAGCACCAGCCGTGTGCCGTCGTTGCTGACGGCCACGACGCGCAGTTCGGGCACGGTTACCTCCCGGGTGGTGCCTGCCGACGTCACCTGCGTCGCTGCTCCCGTACTGAGTGTGGCCTGCCCACTGGCGACTTGCCACAACCTTGCAGAGTTCTCCGGAGTGTCGGACTTCCGTCCGATCACGCCGCTGTGGCACGGTGGCCTGTTCGCCGCGTCATCAGGTGACACCGCGTCAGGCATTCCCGGCCGTTCCCCGCACGTGGATGTGGAGCGACGGTTCGGGTCGAGCGCCGCCGTGCGTGCCTGGGCCGAGACTGTCATATCGACGGCCGATGGGGTGGCAGTCGAGAGGATGACCGAAGGCTCAGGCTCCACGAACAGTACTCCATTCGTGGCATCCACAGGGGCGGCTCGCCGCTCAAGTCTCCCGCGATTCACGGGAATCTCAAGAGCGAAGACTCCGATGGCGGACCACCGATCAGTTGACGGTGATCATCTTCACATATATCGACTTCAAGAAACCGGATTTTCGACCCTTGTGTCCTTCTTTGTGCACAATGGGCGGGCTTATCAGATGGAGCGATGAGTCTGCTGGACCGACCTGACGACATACCGACTGACCCGACGACCGATCCGACGACTGAAGGCGCTGATGCGGGAACAGAGTGAGCGGGCCACGGCCCCGTCGACCGACCAGGGCCGTCGGCGGATCGACCTGAGCCTGGCCCAGGTGGCCGCCAGTGCGCTGGCCGCCGTGGTCGGTGCGGTGCTCGCCTCCGAGCTCGGCGTGTACGGGACGATCATCGGTGCGGCGGTGGTCAGTGTCGGTGCCACCACCGGCGGCGCGCTCTTCCAGCACCTGTTCCGGCGCACCGGCGAGCAGCTGCGGGAGGCCACCGACCGGGGCCCCGGCAAGGCGGTCAACGATCTGCAGCAGGTGCCGCTCACGGAGACCGCACCGCTGCCGAGTGCCTGGCGCGCCGAGGCCGGGCCGTCGGAGAACGACTGGAACGACTCCGGGGTGTTCCGGGCCCGGCGCCGCTGGAGCTGGAAGACCTACGCGGCGGTCTCCGCCCTGGTCTTCGTGGTGGCGATGACGCCGATCCTGATCGTCGAGCAGGCCACGGGCAAGTCCGTGCGCTTCATGACCACTGGACACGACGACGGCGGCAACTCGCTCCTGCCCGGCGGCGGCAGGAGCAGTGGTGACCGTGCGCCCACGAAGCCGACCGGTGGCGACCCGGCGGCGAGCCCGAGCCCGAGCCCGGGTGACGGATCGGGCGCGAAGGCCGGCTCCGGCGGGGCAGGTGCCTCGATGGGCCCGTCCTCCTCGGGCGCTGCCACCGCGCCGGCCACGCCGTCCGGCAGCCCGAGCCCGACCCCGTCGGCCGGCTCGACCCCGTCAGGCACGCCGAGCGCGCCGAGTACGCCTAGCCCGTCCGGTGCATCCAGCCCGTCCGGCGCACCGAGTACGCCCAGCACGCCGAGCACGGGCGCTGCCACGCCGCCGGCCGTGACACCGCCCGCCGACACCTCCGGCGGCGCGCCGACCGGCCGGCTGGGGACCACCCCCTCGCCGTGAGCCGGCCGCTCGCTAGGCTCCGAGCACCCGGCGGAGGTAGGCGTTGGCGAATCGCCGCTCGGGGTCGACCCGGTCGCGCAGCGCCGTGAAGTCCTTGAAGTGCGGGTAGACGTCGGCCAGGTACTCGGCGTCCCTGCTGTGCAGCTTGCCCCAGTGCGGGCGGCCCTGGTGGGCGGTCATCAGCTGCTCGACGGCCGTGAAGTAGCCCTGCTCGGCGGTGCCCCGGTAGAGGTGGACGGCGATGTAGACGGTGTCGCGACCGCTCGCGGTGGAGAGCCACAGGTCGTCGGCGGGTGCGCAGCGCACCTCCACCGGGAAGCTGATCCGCCAGCGGCTCCGCTCCACCAGCGCCTTCAGCTCGCGCAGTACCTCGGTGGCCGCCGCGCGCGGCACCGCGTACTCCATCTCGATGAACCGCACCTTGCGCGGGCTGGTGAAGACCTTGTACGCCGTGTCGGTGTAGCTGCGTTCGGACCAGGCCCGGCTGGCCACGGCGGCGATGGTCGGGACGCTGCGGGGGAAGGCGCGGCCGATCCGGCAGGCGCCCTCCCAGACGGTGTTGGAGAGGAAGTCGTCCTCCAGCCACGCCTTGGCGGTGGGCAGCGGGGCGGCCGGCCCTTGGCTGCGGTTGTTGCGCTTGGTGCTGCACCGCTCGGTGTGCGGGAACCAGTAGAACTCGAAGTGCTCGTTGACCGAGGTCAGCTCCTCGAACCGGTCGAGCACCTCGGCGAAGCCCATCGGCTGCTCATGGGCCGCCAACAGGAAGGCCGGCTCGACGCCGAAGGTGATCGCGCTGAGCACGCCGAGCGCGCCCAGGCCCAGCCGGGCGCCCGCGAACAGCTCGGGCTCCTCGGTCGCCGAGCAGTGGTGGACGGTGCCGTCGGCCAGCACGATCTCCACGGCCTTGATCTGTGCGGCCAGCGAGGCCGAGTCGCGCCCGGTGCCGTGGGTGCCGGTGCTGGTCGCGCCGGCCACGGTCTGCACGTCGATGTCGCCCATGTTGGTCAGCGACAGGCCCGCCGTCGCCAGCAGCCGGTTGAGCTTGGCCAGCGGCAGCCCGGCCTCGACGGTGACCACCCCGGCCGCCCGGTCCAGCTCGCGTACCGCGCACAGCCCCTCGGGTCGCACCAGCACGCCACCGCCGGCCGAGGCGATCGCGGTGAAGGAGTGGCCGGAGCCGACCGCCTTGACCGTCCGGCCCCGCTCGGCGGCCTGCCGGACCACCGCGGCCAGTTCCTCGGTCGAGCCGGGGGCGACCACCTGGGCCGGTTCGGCGCTCTGGTTGCCCGCCCAGTTGGTCCAGCGGCCGGCGGTGACGGTGGCGGGCATGCGGAGCCTCCCTGTGACGGGTGCGTTACCAGTGGGTAGGGAGCCTAGCCACCGGTGCCGCCACGGTCTATGGTCGCGCGGGCTCACTCGACGGCGCCGCGGTGCCCGCCTCGACGGGCGCGGGCTCAGCGCCGGCCATCCGCAGCCGGCGGCCGCCGGCCAGCGCGACCAGCACGCCGAAGACGGCGGCGGCCAGCGGCACCTGGTAGCCGGCCGCGGCTCCGGCCGCGTCCACCAGCCAACCGGCCGCCGAGGAGCCGCCCGCCACCCCGAGGGCCAGCCCGGTGGTGATCCAGCTCATCCCCTCGGTCAGCTGGGCGGCCGGCACCAGCCGGGCGACCAGACCCATCGTGGTGATCACGGTGGGGGCGATCGAGAGCCCGGAGAGGAAGAGCGCCGCGCCCACCGCCAGCAGGCCCACCGGCCCGGTGCACCAGCGCGCGGCCAGGACCAGCGGCAGCATGCTCAGCGCCATCACCCCGATGCCGAGCTGGAACCGCCGGGCGGCCGGACCGCGCGGACGCAGCGTGCCGAAGACCGTCCCGGCCAGGCCCGAGCCGAGCGCGTAGACGGCCAGCACCAGGCTGGCGGCGCCCTTGTGCCCCTGTGCCTGGGCGTAGGCCACCGTCACCACCTCGACCGCGCCGAAGATCGCCCCGGTGGCGATGAAGGTGAGCACCAGCACCCGAAGCCCGGCCGAGCGGATCGCCGAGCCGCCCGATTCGTGCGTGGCCGGGTGCACCGGCGGCTCGGTGCCGCGCTGGGCGGTGAAGAGCAGTACCCCGATCGCCAGGAAGATCCCGGCCAGCAGCACCCCGGCCTCCGGGAAGAGCGAGGTGGCCAGACCGATCGACAGGATCGGCCCGACGATGAAGATGATCTCGTCGACCACCGACTCCAGCGCGTAGGCGGTGTGCAGCCTGGCCGCGTCCGAGCCGTAGAGGTGCGCCCAGCGGGCCCGCACCAGCGCTCCGGTGCTCGGCGTGGTGCCCATCCCGATCGCGCAGACGAAGAGCGTCCAGTCCGGAGCGCCGGCCCGGGCGCAGAGCAGCAGCGCGACGGTGGACACCGTGGTGACCGCGGTGGCGGGCAGCGCCACGCGGCGCTGCCCGTGCCGGTCGACCAGCCGGGAGATCTGCGGTCCGATGGCCGCGGCTGCCAACGCCATCACCGCGGAGACCGCCCCGGCCACCGCGTAGGAGCCGCGCAGCTGGGAGAGCATCGTGACGATGCCGATGCCGACCATCGAGGTCGGCAGTCGGGAGAGGAAGCCGGTGGCCGAAAAGGCGAGGCTGCCAGGGGCGGCGAAGATCTGGCGGTAGTTGGACAGCACGGCTGCTCCGGGGTGAGGGAAGTGCCAGGAGAAGGCCCGGTGGGTTCCTGCGGGTTCCTCTGAGTAAGGAACATGGCTCGTCAACACAGCTTACGAAGCTTGGCAAACGAAAATGTCCTGGAGCGCTGCCCCGCCCTGCCCGCGGGGTCTGGCGGCGCGGTGGCAGGATCGATGCCATGCCCGAGATCCGCGATGTGCCCGCCCCGGCTGCCGCCGCCCCCTATGACGCCCTGCTGCTGCTCTCCTTCGGCGGCCCCGAAGGGCCCGAGGAGGTGGTGCCGTTCCTGGAGAACGTCACCCGGGGCCGTGGCATCCCCAAGGAGCGGTTGGTCGAGGTCGGCCAGCACTACTTCCGCTTCGGTGGAGTCAGCCCGATCAACGCGCAGAACCGCGAGCTGCTCGCCGCGCTGCGTGCCGACTTCGCCGCGGCCGGCTTGGAGTTGCCGGTCTACTGGGGCAACCGGAACTGGGCGCCGTTCCTGGTCGACACCCTGCGGGAGATGGCCGAGGACGGTCACCGCCGGATCGCGGTGCTCGCCACCAGCGCGTACGCCGGCTACTCGGGCTGCCGCCAGTACCGGGAGAACCTCGCCGACGCGCTCGCGACGCTGGCCGCGGAGGGCCGACCCGCGCTGCGGGTCGACAAGTTGCGGCACTTCTACAACCACCCCGGCTTCATCGAGCCGATGATCGATGCGACCCTGACGGCGCTGGCCGAACTGCCCGCCGAACTGCGCGAGGGCGCCGAACTGGCCTTCACCACCCACTCCATTCCCACCGCGATGGCTGAGAGCTCCGGGGCCCCCGACGACCCGGCGCGCGGTACTCCGGGGGGCGCGTACGTCGCCCAGCACCTGGCGGTGGCCGAGCTGATCACGCAGGCGGTCGCCAAGGCCACCGGCGTGGCCGACCGTCCCTGGCAGTTGGTCTACCAGTCCCGCAGCGGGGCCCCGCACATCCCGTGGC
It includes:
- a CDS encoding thymidine kinase, which translates into the protein MADLVFFSGTMDCGKSTLALQMNHNHAARGRQGIIFARHDRAGASTISSRLGLRAEAVEVTDGFDFQHYVVQLLSAGGKVDYLICDEANFYAAEQVDQLARVVDELGIDVFTFGITTDFRTRLFPGSQRLIELADRVEILQVEALCWCGARATHNARTVGGVMVVEGPQVVVGDVAVSEDEVGYEVLCRRHHRRRLTAATARAAALSPDVLPFERG
- a CDS encoding alkaline phosphatase family protein yields the protein MSYLPAHDHDDFQLLDPADAPAPGYGSGSLSDLLPSVAANMGVSGFTSTLPIAPADRVCVFLVDGLGWELIRRHPEYAPFLHSLLGGSLGGSGRPLTAGFPSTTATSLASVGTGLPPGLHGLAGYTVAIPGRNELMNQLRWQPPVDPHGWQPYPTVFERVQQAGVAASQVSSPLFAQTPLTRVALSGGEFLGRTTGEERMDLAARQLAAADRALVYTYVSELDGMGHRYGVDSDEWRMMLNTVDRLAKRLAEQLPPRSALYVTADHGMIDIAPEDRIDFDEDWELSAGVALLGGEGRARHVYAVPGAAADVHTVWSEVLGDRMWVATRDQAIEAGWFGPAVDDRVYHRIGDVVAAARDDVAVIASRSEPGESAMIGLHGSMTPVEQLVPLLEVRP
- a CDS encoding VOC family protein; its protein translation is MTALKVKIAHGTPCWVSLLVRDLERAKAFYGPLLGWSFAPGPTELGGYVRASLHGAKVAGIGVAPAHSALPTEWTTYFAVDNADQASARVRECGGTVAVGPLQSGQAGRLAVSADLSGAFFGLWEGQEHLGWEVVAEPGAPVWSELVTKDEPLAAAFYGSVFGRAVVEADPSAVARGEEDATLQVEGHRVAGIKQTTDLRDGPPRWRIYFAVEDVDLTVRQCLGLGGALLVAAQDTPYGRVARLADPEGGRFSVVRLP
- the sepH gene encoding septation protein SepH; this translates as MTSAGTTREVTVPELRVVAVSNDGTRLVLKAADSTEYTLPIDERLRAAIRGDRPRLGQIEIEVESHLRPRDIQARIRAGASAEEVAQAAGISVDRVRRFEGPVLAERAFMAERARKTPIRRPGESTGPQLGEAVAERLVLRAAEKDTERWDSWRRDDGTWEVSLSYRSDGEGRTASWTYDPPRRLVQPNDDEARALIGESVEREEESVFPFIPRIARLPQDRPLRPMIERPSADRIMSAPERLPAREAVAAAEARDSLTSLLDVVPAFRGDLTVGPSAIEAAPVEEGQEVEEPAAATAAAPAVGAGSAYADILMPRAVAPHRERLVGTTDRQAEADGVRPGRRATVPSWDEIVFGSRRKKQE
- a CDS encoding D-arabinono-1,4-lactone oxidase, with translation MPATVTAGRWTNWAGNQSAEPAQVVAPGSTEELAAVVRQAAERGRTVKAVGSGHSFTAIASAGGGVLVRPEGLCAVRELDRAAGVVTVEAGLPLAKLNRLLATAGLSLTNMGDIDVQTVAGATSTGTHGTGRDSASLAAQIKAVEIVLADGTVHHCSATEEPELFAGARLGLGALGVLSAITFGVEPAFLLAAHEQPMGFAEVLDRFEELTSVNEHFEFYWFPHTERCSTKRNNRSQGPAAPLPTAKAWLEDDFLSNTVWEGACRIGRAFPRSVPTIAAVASRAWSERSYTDTAYKVFTSPRKVRFIEMEYAVPRAAATEVLRELKALVERSRWRISFPVEVRCAPADDLWLSTASGRDTVYIAVHLYRGTAEQGYFTAVEQLMTAHQGRPHWGKLHSRDAEYLADVYPHFKDFTALRDRVDPERRFANAYLRRVLGA
- a CDS encoding sulfurtransferase produces the protein MDKNSAVNSPLITVEELAKELAGDRPPVLLDIRWQLTAPSAGSGTAGSGGQGGAVGAAEYAAGHLPGAVFVDLDRVLAAPPGAGGRHPLPDPVSLGAALRLAGVSADRPVVVYDGGPATSAARAWWVLRWAGHPAVRVLDGGFAAWRAAGQPESTEAPAPAAGDFTPTPGQLPTLDADQAAELARTGLLLDARAGERYRGEVEPLDPQAGHIPGAVSAPTFENNAADGRFRSAAELVERFRALGVEGQQVGVYCGSGVTAAHQALALAVAGHQVALYPGSWSEWSNDPRRPVATGADRG
- a CDS encoding MFS transporter, which translates into the protein MLSNYRQIFAAPGSLAFSATGFLSRLPTSMVGIGIVTMLSQLRGSYAVAGAVSAVMALAAAAIGPQISRLVDRHGQRRVALPATAVTTVSTVALLLCARAGAPDWTLFVCAIGMGTTPSTGALVRARWAHLYGSDAARLHTAYALESVVDEIIFIVGPILSIGLATSLFPEAGVLLAGIFLAIGVLLFTAQRGTEPPVHPATHESGGSAIRSAGLRVLVLTFIATGAIFGAVEVVTVAYAQAQGHKGAASLVLAVYALGSGLAGTVFGTLRPRGPAARRFQLGIGVMALSMLPLVLAARWCTGPVGLLAVGAALFLSGLSIAPTVITTMGLVARLVPAAQLTEGMSWITTGLALGVAGGSSAAGWLVDAAGAAAGYQVPLAAAVFGVLVALAGGRRLRMAGAEPAPVEAGTAAPSSEPARP
- a CDS encoding ferrochelatase; translation: MPEIRDVPAPAAAAPYDALLLLSFGGPEGPEEVVPFLENVTRGRGIPKERLVEVGQHYFRFGGVSPINAQNRELLAALRADFAAAGLELPVYWGNRNWAPFLVDTLREMAEDGHRRIAVLATSAYAGYSGCRQYRENLADALATLAAEGRPALRVDKLRHFYNHPGFIEPMIDATLTALAELPAELREGAELAFTTHSIPTAMAESSGAPDDPARGTPGGAYVAQHLAVAELITQAVAKATGVADRPWQLVYQSRSGAPHIPWLEPDICDHLTVRQQDGAEAVVMIPIGFVSDHMEVKYDLDTEAVAKAAELGLPVARAATVGADPRFTAAVRELVLERAATERGLAPRRCALGALGASHDVCAVDCCPNPRAPRPAAAQA